In Macrobrachium rosenbergii isolate ZJJX-2024 chromosome 4, ASM4041242v1, whole genome shotgun sequence, one genomic interval encodes:
- the LOC136831420 gene encoding uncharacterized protein isoform X2, whose protein sequence is MTSEKHICLGICICQLTAILSGVSLLYLAVIVVIPAKNELSLNFNRTPIMCTTISAKDILAEGKKANCKWTTCSEWCLSKGSGSCMQIVVMARHNGSRVNFRDCVDINDHNCSALDVNVTRPFMCKKGECKDLTGVFVCKKGGDNPCSNISPAFDCQSQEFDRNSTVCTEEGCKTQLDGVVTCSKGKCQKLLDMKKYYLDCKRKCTKLHLRETNVLIFSTERLVTAACTSMESPDNNSISEVNERQEWRDKKRSLFIFCTYVRRQNGATTYDLITSDCFNATMTNSSTYESITEYIALKNLHLTLANDTEEWIIPPEKELSIFNNTQLRINPDGCVNTLRKECKAFFDTHAHDGYDGMTPDRFPCYFTDQMNEYVIGKFNPSLTHLMMLLASLLPGCLFVFACTCLFICSKSVGVDDEGHLKLILMQGSGGGGNKEPVQFDELL, encoded by the coding sequence ATGACCTCGGAAAAGCACATTTGCTTAGGTATCTGCATTTGTCAGTTGACAGCTATCCTTTCGGGAGTGTCTCTGTTGTACCTGGCTGTCATCGTGGTCATCCCTGCCAAAAATGAGCTCTCTTTGAACTTCAACAGGACCCCGATCATGTGCACGACCATCTCGGCGAAGGACATCCTCGCCGAGGGCAAAAAGGCCAATTGCAAATGGACAACCTGCAGTGAATGGTGTCTCTCCAAGGGCTCCGGTTCCTGCATGCAGATCGTGGTCATGGCTAGGCATAATGGGTCAAGGGTCAATTTCAGGGACTGCGTGGATATCAATGACCATAACTGTTCGGCTTTGGATGTGAATGTAACCCGTCCCTTTATGTGTAAGAAGGGCGAATGCAAAGATCTGACGGGTGTGTTCGTTTGTAAAAAGGGCGGTGACAACCCTTGCTCCAACATCTCTCCTGCCTTCGACTGTCAGAGTCAGGAGTTCGACAGGAATTCGACCGTTTGCACAGAGGAGGGCTGCAAAACCCAGCTGGACGGTGTCGTCACCTGCAGCAAAGGGAAGTGCCAGAAACTGCTCGACATGAAGAAGTATTACCTGGATTGTAAACGTAAGTGTACGAAACTGCATTTAAGAGAGACTAACGTGTTGATATTCAGTACGGAAAGACTAGTGACGGCCGCGTGTACCTCGATGGAATCCCCCGACAACAACAGCATTTCCGAAGTGAACGAGAGGCAAGAGTGGAGGGACAAGAAGAGAAGTCTTTTCATCTTCTGCACCTACGTCAGGAGGCAGAACGGCGCCACGACTTACGATCTCATCACTTCCGACTGCTTCAACGCTACCATGACGAACAGCTCCACCTACGAATCAATCACGGAGTACATAGCGCTCAAGAACCTCCACTTGACCCTCGCCAACGACACAGAGGAATGGATCATCCCGCCGGAGAAGGAACTGAGCATATTTAACAACACTCAGTTACGCATCAATCCGGACGGTTGCGTTAACACGTTACGCAAGGAGTGCAAGGCCTTCTTCGACACCCACGCCCACGACGGTTACGACGGAATGACGCCCGACAGGTTCCCTTGCTACTTCACGGACCAGATGAACGAATATGTCATCGGGAAGTTCAACCCTTCGCTGACGCACCTCATGATGCTCCTGGCATCCCTCTTGCCCGGATGCCTCTTCGTGTTCGCTTGCACCTGCCTCTTCATTTGCTCGAAATCGGTAGGAGTGGACGACGAAGGGCACCTGAAACTGATCCTCATGCAGGGGTCAGGCGGAGGAG
- the LOC136831420 gene encoding uncharacterized protein isoform X1: protein MTSEKHICLGICICQLTAILSGVSLLYLAVIVVIPAKNELSLNFNRTPIMCTTISAKDILAEGKKANCKWTTCSEWCLSKGSGSCMQIVVMARHNGSRVNFRDCVDINDHNCSALDVNVTRPFMCKKGECKDLTGVFVCKKGGDNPCSNISPAFDCQSQEFDRNSTVCTEEGCKTQLDGVVTCSKGKCQKLLDMKKYYLDCKRKCTKLHLRETNVLIFSTERLVTAACTSMESPDNNSISEVNERQEWRDKKRSLFIFCTYVRRQNGATTYDLITSDCFNATMTNSSTYESITEYIALKNLHLTLANDTEEWIIPPEKELSIFNNTQLRINPDGCVNTLRKECKAFFDTHAHDGYDGMTPDRFPCYFTDQMNEYVIGKFNPSLTHLMMLLASLLPGCLFVFACTCLFICSKSVGVDDEGHLKLILMQGSGGGASRIGQPYDFVQGQ, encoded by the coding sequence ATGACCTCGGAAAAGCACATTTGCTTAGGTATCTGCATTTGTCAGTTGACAGCTATCCTTTCGGGAGTGTCTCTGTTGTACCTGGCTGTCATCGTGGTCATCCCTGCCAAAAATGAGCTCTCTTTGAACTTCAACAGGACCCCGATCATGTGCACGACCATCTCGGCGAAGGACATCCTCGCCGAGGGCAAAAAGGCCAATTGCAAATGGACAACCTGCAGTGAATGGTGTCTCTCCAAGGGCTCCGGTTCCTGCATGCAGATCGTGGTCATGGCTAGGCATAATGGGTCAAGGGTCAATTTCAGGGACTGCGTGGATATCAATGACCATAACTGTTCGGCTTTGGATGTGAATGTAACCCGTCCCTTTATGTGTAAGAAGGGCGAATGCAAAGATCTGACGGGTGTGTTCGTTTGTAAAAAGGGCGGTGACAACCCTTGCTCCAACATCTCTCCTGCCTTCGACTGTCAGAGTCAGGAGTTCGACAGGAATTCGACCGTTTGCACAGAGGAGGGCTGCAAAACCCAGCTGGACGGTGTCGTCACCTGCAGCAAAGGGAAGTGCCAGAAACTGCTCGACATGAAGAAGTATTACCTGGATTGTAAACGTAAGTGTACGAAACTGCATTTAAGAGAGACTAACGTGTTGATATTCAGTACGGAAAGACTAGTGACGGCCGCGTGTACCTCGATGGAATCCCCCGACAACAACAGCATTTCCGAAGTGAACGAGAGGCAAGAGTGGAGGGACAAGAAGAGAAGTCTTTTCATCTTCTGCACCTACGTCAGGAGGCAGAACGGCGCCACGACTTACGATCTCATCACTTCCGACTGCTTCAACGCTACCATGACGAACAGCTCCACCTACGAATCAATCACGGAGTACATAGCGCTCAAGAACCTCCACTTGACCCTCGCCAACGACACAGAGGAATGGATCATCCCGCCGGAGAAGGAACTGAGCATATTTAACAACACTCAGTTACGCATCAATCCGGACGGTTGCGTTAACACGTTACGCAAGGAGTGCAAGGCCTTCTTCGACACCCACGCCCACGACGGTTACGACGGAATGACGCCCGACAGGTTCCCTTGCTACTTCACGGACCAGATGAACGAATATGTCATCGGGAAGTTCAACCCTTCGCTGACGCACCTCATGATGCTCCTGGCATCCCTCTTGCCCGGATGCCTCTTCGTGTTCGCTTGCACCTGCCTCTTCATTTGCTCGAAATCGGTAGGAGTGGACGACGAAGGGCACCTGAAACTGATCCTCATGCAGGGGTCAGGCGGAGGAG
- the LOC136831420 gene encoding uncharacterized protein isoform X3 → MTSEKHICLGICICQLTAILSGVSLLYLAVIVVIPAKNELSLNFNRTPIMCTTISAKDILAEGKKANCKWTTCSEWCLSKGSGSCMQIVVMARHNGSRVNFRDCVDINDHNCSALDVNVTRPFMCKKGECKDLTGVFVCKKGGDNPCSNISPAFDCQSQEFDRNSTVCTEEGCKTQLDGVVTCSKGKCQKLLDMKKYYLDCKRKCTKLHLRETNVLIFSTERLVTAACTSMESPDNNSISEVNERQEWRDKKRSLFIFCTYVRRQNGATTYDLITSDCFNATMTNSSTYESITEYIALKNLHLTLANDTEEWIIPPEKELSIFNNTQLRINPDGCVNTLRKECKAFFDTHAHDGYDGMTPDRFPCYFTDQMNEYVIGKFNPSLTHLMMLLASLLPGCLFVFACTCLFICSKSVGVDDEGHLKLILMQGSGGGGNASEL, encoded by the coding sequence ATGACCTCGGAAAAGCACATTTGCTTAGGTATCTGCATTTGTCAGTTGACAGCTATCCTTTCGGGAGTGTCTCTGTTGTACCTGGCTGTCATCGTGGTCATCCCTGCCAAAAATGAGCTCTCTTTGAACTTCAACAGGACCCCGATCATGTGCACGACCATCTCGGCGAAGGACATCCTCGCCGAGGGCAAAAAGGCCAATTGCAAATGGACAACCTGCAGTGAATGGTGTCTCTCCAAGGGCTCCGGTTCCTGCATGCAGATCGTGGTCATGGCTAGGCATAATGGGTCAAGGGTCAATTTCAGGGACTGCGTGGATATCAATGACCATAACTGTTCGGCTTTGGATGTGAATGTAACCCGTCCCTTTATGTGTAAGAAGGGCGAATGCAAAGATCTGACGGGTGTGTTCGTTTGTAAAAAGGGCGGTGACAACCCTTGCTCCAACATCTCTCCTGCCTTCGACTGTCAGAGTCAGGAGTTCGACAGGAATTCGACCGTTTGCACAGAGGAGGGCTGCAAAACCCAGCTGGACGGTGTCGTCACCTGCAGCAAAGGGAAGTGCCAGAAACTGCTCGACATGAAGAAGTATTACCTGGATTGTAAACGTAAGTGTACGAAACTGCATTTAAGAGAGACTAACGTGTTGATATTCAGTACGGAAAGACTAGTGACGGCCGCGTGTACCTCGATGGAATCCCCCGACAACAACAGCATTTCCGAAGTGAACGAGAGGCAAGAGTGGAGGGACAAGAAGAGAAGTCTTTTCATCTTCTGCACCTACGTCAGGAGGCAGAACGGCGCCACGACTTACGATCTCATCACTTCCGACTGCTTCAACGCTACCATGACGAACAGCTCCACCTACGAATCAATCACGGAGTACATAGCGCTCAAGAACCTCCACTTGACCCTCGCCAACGACACAGAGGAATGGATCATCCCGCCGGAGAAGGAACTGAGCATATTTAACAACACTCAGTTACGCATCAATCCGGACGGTTGCGTTAACACGTTACGCAAGGAGTGCAAGGCCTTCTTCGACACCCACGCCCACGACGGTTACGACGGAATGACGCCCGACAGGTTCCCTTGCTACTTCACGGACCAGATGAACGAATATGTCATCGGGAAGTTCAACCCTTCGCTGACGCACCTCATGATGCTCCTGGCATCCCTCTTGCCCGGATGCCTCTTCGTGTTCGCTTGCACCTGCCTCTTCATTTGCTCGAAATCGGTAGGAGTGGACGACGAAGGGCACCTGAAACTGATCCTCATGCAGGGGTCAGGCGGAGGAGGTAACGCTAGCGAGCTGTGA